In Jeotgalibaca arthritidis, a single genomic region encodes these proteins:
- the pepV gene encoding dipeptidase PepV, translating to MEINWKSEVEKRKQDILDDLFTILRIDSVRDDAKATAEMPVGPGPKEALEAFLAIGERDGFLTKNVGNLAGHIEYGEGEELMGVFGHVDVVPTGSGWDTDPFEPVIKDDRIYARGSSDDKGPSMAGYYAIKIIRDLGLPISKRIRMIIGTDEESSWKCMDHYLAHEETPDFGFSPDADFPIINGEKGNQSLYIQFRGDNKGGKNQLLSFDAGLRENMVPQDATAVFTSEEADVIEKAFFEFVENNPVTGNIHVVNEQVTIELVGKSSHGMNPAGGINAGTYLAVFLNHYQFGGDAAKFLQLITDYIHLEHTAEKLGLAHTDEVMGELTMNAGIFTFTPEKGGNIALNFRYPTGVTAEGLEIKTEAALSEFGITIAKSAGKLPHYVPADDPLVKTLLDVYEKHTGLKGHERSIGGGTYGRLLERGVAYGALFPDSIDTMHQANEFLALDDLFRATAIYADAIYQLIK from the coding sequence ATGGAAATCAATTGGAAAAGTGAAGTTGAAAAAAGAAAACAAGATATTCTTGATGATTTATTTACAATTTTAAGAATTGATAGTGTTAGAGACGATGCGAAAGCAACAGCAGAAATGCCTGTTGGTCCAGGACCGAAAGAAGCATTAGAAGCGTTCTTAGCAATTGGTGAACGTGATGGTTTCCTAACTAAAAACGTTGGAAACTTAGCAGGACATATTGAATACGGAGAAGGCGAAGAATTGATGGGTGTCTTTGGACACGTTGACGTTGTACCAACTGGTAGCGGCTGGGACACAGATCCGTTTGAGCCTGTTATTAAAGACGACCGCATTTATGCACGTGGATCAAGTGATGATAAAGGCCCATCTATGGCAGGTTACTATGCCATTAAGATTATTCGTGATTTAGGACTACCTATTTCCAAACGTATTCGTATGATTATCGGAACTGACGAAGAGAGCAGTTGGAAATGTATGGACCACTACTTAGCTCATGAAGAAACACCTGACTTTGGCTTTTCACCAGATGCGGATTTCCCAATTATTAACGGTGAAAAAGGAAACCAATCCCTTTATATCCAATTCCGTGGAGACAATAAAGGTGGTAAAAACCAATTGTTGAGTTTTGATGCAGGTTTGCGTGAAAACATGGTTCCTCAAGATGCGACTGCAGTCTTTACAAGTGAAGAAGCTGACGTTATCGAAAAAGCATTCTTTGAATTTGTTGAAAACAATCCTGTGACAGGAAATATTCATGTTGTAAATGAACAAGTAACGATTGAGTTAGTTGGTAAATCATCACATGGTATGAACCCAGCTGGCGGGATCAACGCAGGAACGTACTTAGCTGTTTTCTTAAATCACTATCAATTTGGTGGAGACGCTGCTAAATTCCTACAATTGATTACAGACTACATTCACTTGGAACATACAGCTGAAAAATTAGGCTTAGCTCATACAGATGAAGTTATGGGTGAATTAACCATGAATGCGGGTATCTTTACCTTTACACCAGAAAAAGGCGGCAATATCGCCTTAAATTTCCGTTACCCAACAGGTGTAACAGCAGAAGGATTAGAAATTAAAACAGAAGCTGCTTTAAGCGAATTTGGCATTACTATTGCTAAGAGTGCCGGTAAATTACCTCACTATGTTCCAGCAGATGATCCATTGGTAAAAACACTATTGGACGTTTACGAAAAACATACAGGTCTAAAAGGGCATGAACGCTCAATTGGTGGCGGAACTTACGGCCGATTGCTAGAGCGTGGCGTTGCATACGGAGCATTGTTCCCAGACAGCATTGACACAATGCACCAAGCAAACGAGTTCCTAGCATTAGATGACTTGTTTAGAGCAACTGCTATTTACGCAGATGCGATTTATCAGTTGATTAAATAA
- a CDS encoding pseudouridine synthase yields MRLDKFLSHTGFGSRKEVKVLLKQKKVVVNDKVASKGEMKVDLNQDQVVVNGERIQYQEFHYLMLHKPAGVLSATEDMKQKTVIDLLSEEYQHLNLFPVGRLDKDTEGLLLLTNDGELAHFLLSPKKEVAKRYYARVAGIMDEADCEAFKNRIVLEDGFECLPGELEIKSVDEEKQESEVFITIKEGKFHQVKRMVKASGKEVTYLKRLTMGSLVLDPKLQLAEYRYLTESELADLKAYLPNK; encoded by the coding sequence GTGAGATTAGATAAATTTTTATCTCATACGGGATTTGGATCACGTAAAGAAGTAAAAGTCTTATTGAAACAGAAAAAAGTAGTGGTTAATGATAAAGTGGCCTCTAAGGGTGAGATGAAAGTTGATCTTAACCAAGACCAAGTCGTGGTTAATGGCGAACGTATTCAGTACCAAGAGTTCCACTATTTGATGTTACACAAGCCAGCAGGTGTACTGAGTGCAACTGAAGATATGAAGCAAAAAACAGTCATTGATTTACTATCAGAAGAGTATCAGCACCTTAATTTGTTTCCTGTTGGTCGACTAGATAAAGACACAGAAGGATTGTTGCTCTTAACAAATGATGGCGAGCTGGCTCACTTTCTACTATCACCAAAAAAAGAAGTAGCTAAACGCTATTATGCACGAGTTGCTGGCATTATGGATGAAGCTGATTGTGAGGCCTTTAAAAATCGTATCGTTTTGGAAGACGGTTTTGAATGTCTGCCCGGAGAACTTGAAATCAAGTCAGTGGATGAAGAGAAACAAGAATCTGAAGTGTTTATTACCATTAAAGAAGGTAAATTCCATCAAGTTAAGCGAATGGTCAAAGCGAGTGGTAAGGAAGTCACTTATCTGAAACGTTTAACCATGGGGAGTTTAGTACTAGATCCCAAGCTTCAATTAGCAGAGTACCGTTATTTAACTGAATCTGAATTAGCAGATTTAAAAGCGTATTTGCCAAATAAATAA
- a CDS encoding LysM peptidoglycan-binding domain-containing protein: MMTHKKATKRRLVTLLLALTMTLLFLTPSASAATSQFISKGPSTSKIVALTFDDGSDGTNFNKILDILAKHQIKATFFLTGSGAKNHPTVVKRAVNQGHDIGNHSFNHPDFTTLTAAQMRDQLSQTEQVVLTQTGQSTKPFFRAPFGSTNSLVLQTVGNAGYTYTVHWTIDSLDWTGNSSTTITNRILDQMTPSSIILMHTGAGASGTPAALEKIIPSLKNMGYRFVTLSQLLGLESLPNTGSTTTYTVKAGDTLYAIAARYQTTIQQLVQLNNISNPNLIRVGQILAIPSNQPQTPPPATLTYTVKAGDTLYAIASRYHTTVQELVRLNAIANPNLIRVGQVLKLTASQPTTSTTTYTVKSGDTLYKIARQFGTTVQQLVTANQISNPNLIRVGQTLIIK; encoded by the coding sequence ATGATGACTCACAAAAAAGCGACAAAACGACGCTTAGTCACCCTCCTGCTCGCTCTCACAATGACCCTTCTATTTTTAACCCCTAGTGCCTCAGCTGCTACTTCCCAATTCATTTCGAAAGGACCATCAACCTCCAAAATAGTTGCACTTACCTTTGATGATGGTTCTGATGGTACTAATTTCAATAAAATCCTTGATATTCTTGCTAAACACCAAATTAAAGCGACTTTCTTTCTGACCGGTTCTGGTGCGAAAAACCACCCTACTGTTGTCAAACGAGCCGTGAATCAAGGACATGATATTGGAAACCACTCCTTTAACCATCCAGACTTCACAACTTTGACCGCTGCCCAAATGAGAGACCAACTCTCACAAACTGAGCAAGTTGTTTTAACTCAAACGGGTCAATCAACCAAGCCTTTTTTCCGCGCACCATTCGGATCAACCAATTCACTTGTTCTTCAAACCGTTGGGAATGCTGGTTATACTTATACCGTTCATTGGACCATCGACTCTCTCGATTGGACCGGCAATTCCTCAACGACCATTACTAATCGTATTTTAGATCAAATGACACCTTCTTCTATCATTCTAATGCATACTGGCGCTGGCGCAAGTGGTACACCAGCAGCTTTAGAAAAAATTATTCCTTCCTTAAAGAATATGGGCTATCGCTTCGTGACCCTTTCTCAACTATTAGGTCTTGAATCACTTCCAAACACAGGATCAACAACAACTTATACCGTTAAAGCCGGAGATACCCTCTACGCTATTGCAGCTCGCTATCAAACAACCATTCAACAGTTAGTTCAATTAAACAACATCAGCAATCCAAATCTCATTCGAGTAGGTCAAATTCTTGCTATCCCATCGAATCAGCCACAAACACCTCCACCAGCTACTCTTACCTACACAGTTAAAGCTGGCGATACCTTATATGCCATTGCCAGTCGTTACCATACGACTGTTCAGGAATTGGTTAGACTTAATGCTATCGCTAACCCGAACTTAATTAGAGTTGGTCAGGTACTTAAATTAACTGCAAGTCAACCAACGACTTCAACAACAACTTATACCGTTAAAAGTGGCGACACACTCTACAAGATTGCGCGACAGTTTGGAACAACCGTCCAACAGCTTGTAACAGCCAACCAAATTTCCAATCCAAACTTGATTCGCGTCGGACAAACTTTAATTATTAAATAA
- a CDS encoding putative polysaccharide biosynthesis protein, protein MQNYKTRAERKRAERLKEEEPIEIEEDLQQTIQFDQPLLVDELEEVIRSDSEEKMVEGTFWMTFGSIFSRLLGALYIIPWTAMMGAGSQVGNALFSVGYAPYQLFLSIGTAGFPSAMSKQIAEFNAKKQYKAGQDLFKKSLLFMLLTGLASSVVMYILAPFIAANSPIASLADKTLVIRSLAPALLIVPVMSLIRGYFQGYQDMIPSAITQVVEQIIRVAYMLLATFVVMKVLDGRVATAVAHSTFAAFVGAFASLIMLIWYYQRHMKKYRKLLAADQSTVSIDITSAIKKMVAESIPFIVVGSGITFGKFIDQFTFEPIMLRLTDYDKDVIGELFSLFSFNADKLIMIIISLAVGMSATSIPLLVENFIKQDFKQLRKQIEQISKLFFFVMLPAAFGMMVVSRPIFSVFYGSSEYNALGSQLLMIACVMSIVLGAFTIVASILQSFGDHLSAIIYLGVGLLVKLVVQYPFIYFFQTAGTLYATTLGFLVTTVLCTWKIHKLVQLEWDETLRSIGLMALITGWMTAVAHIVLRLSSLFLSTDRRGTAFVIVVLVAGFGGFVYIYLALKTKIADEVLGERVAGLRRKLKIS, encoded by the coding sequence ATGCAAAATTATAAAACAAGAGCTGAGCGTAAGCGAGCTGAAAGGCTAAAGGAAGAAGAGCCTATTGAAATTGAAGAAGATTTACAACAAACGATTCAGTTTGACCAACCATTATTAGTTGATGAACTAGAAGAAGTTATTCGTAGCGACTCCGAAGAAAAAATGGTTGAAGGAACATTTTGGATGACTTTCGGAAGCATTTTTTCGCGTCTTTTAGGAGCGCTCTATATTATTCCATGGACTGCTATGATGGGAGCCGGATCACAAGTTGGAAACGCCTTGTTTTCGGTTGGTTATGCACCATATCAATTGTTCCTATCAATTGGTACAGCTGGTTTTCCCTCAGCAATGTCTAAGCAAATCGCTGAATTCAATGCTAAGAAGCAATATAAAGCAGGACAAGATCTCTTCAAAAAGAGCTTACTCTTTATGCTTTTAACGGGATTAGCGAGCAGTGTTGTGATGTACATATTAGCGCCATTTATTGCTGCTAATAGTCCAATTGCATCTTTAGCGGATAAAACCTTAGTAATTCGATCTTTAGCGCCGGCATTGCTAATCGTACCAGTGATGAGTTTAATCAGAGGGTATTTTCAAGGTTATCAGGATATGATTCCTTCAGCGATTACACAAGTCGTTGAACAAATTATTCGTGTTGCTTATATGTTATTAGCAACCTTTGTTGTCATGAAAGTATTAGACGGAAGAGTTGCAACTGCTGTTGCTCACTCCACTTTTGCTGCTTTCGTAGGAGCCTTTGCATCTCTTATTATGTTGATTTGGTACTACCAACGACATATGAAAAAATATAGGAAGCTGTTGGCCGCTGATCAATCAACCGTTAGCATTGACATTACGAGTGCCATTAAAAAAATGGTGGCTGAGTCGATTCCATTTATTGTCGTTGGTTCCGGGATTACTTTTGGCAAGTTTATTGATCAATTCACCTTTGAACCGATTATGCTTCGTTTAACGGATTACGATAAAGATGTCATCGGTGAGTTATTTAGTTTATTTAGCTTTAACGCTGATAAATTAATTATGATTATTATCTCTCTAGCAGTAGGGATGTCAGCAACATCGATTCCTTTGTTAGTTGAGAATTTTATCAAGCAAGACTTTAAGCAACTTAGAAAACAAATTGAGCAGATTTCAAAATTATTTTTCTTTGTTATGCTGCCAGCAGCCTTTGGAATGATGGTCGTATCACGACCTATTTTTTCTGTATTCTATGGGTCATCGGAATATAATGCACTCGGCTCACAGCTATTAATGATCGCTTGTGTAATGAGTATTGTTTTAGGAGCCTTTACGATTGTAGCATCTATTTTGCAATCATTTGGTGACCATTTATCAGCCATTATTTATCTAGGCGTTGGTCTACTTGTGAAGCTAGTTGTTCAGTATCCCTTTATCTATTTTTTTCAGACGGCGGGAACGCTATATGCGACAACTCTAGGCTTTTTAGTCACAACAGTGCTGTGTACGTGGAAAATTCATAAGCTTGTCCAACTAGAGTGGGATGAAACGCTACGAAGTATTGGTCTAATGGCCTTGATAACAGGCTGGATGACCGCAGTTGCTCACATTGTATTACGTCTATCTAGCTTATTTTTATCAACTGATAGAAGGGGAACAGCCTTTGTGATTGTCGTTTTAGTTGCTGGTTTTGGTGGCTTTGTTTATATTTATTTAGCTTTAAAAACAAAGATAGCAGACGAGGTATTAGGAGAACGTGTGGCAGGTTTGCGTAGGAAATTAAAGATATCATAA
- a CDS encoding peptidoglycan DD-metalloendopeptidase family protein: MKKRYFALASSLLLLSSFGMYTDVQAHSLDDLNREKQELEEETESVEEEINKKESSIVELEKEKDDLQANIEELQKNIDLLMKQLEEQEQKLINIEYKIVSLVERIEELEVVIEQRTAKLNNQARLIQTEANLTDFVTIVASAESFTDLIGKVGTVNRLITANKEIVQQQENDKLEVEESKEKVEAEKVAAQTLKQEITISKNNVVAQQDELNVEISKILDNVALTESEKQGLESTKALLTEKSSQIAKDIASEEKRLENERIAREKAEAEKLAQEKAAQEVANSVVSTVIEKSVAPATNSSGFIRPASGYNSSPYGFRISPVDGEHRMHNGTDIAGGGPIVAAQSGVVEIAAFDATYGYHVVINHGSINGKEVKTKYAHMTPGLQVAPGQSVQQGQQIGTMGSTGQSTGVHLHFEVFENGSFVNPINYISI, encoded by the coding sequence TTGAAAAAAAGATATTTTGCATTAGCATCTAGCCTATTACTGTTATCTTCATTCGGAATGTATACTGATGTTCAAGCCCATAGTTTAGATGACTTAAATCGCGAAAAACAAGAACTTGAAGAAGAAACAGAAAGTGTTGAAGAAGAAATTAATAAAAAAGAGTCATCTATTGTTGAACTCGAGAAGGAAAAAGATGACCTTCAAGCAAATATTGAAGAGTTGCAAAAGAATATTGATCTCCTAATGAAGCAGTTAGAAGAACAAGAACAAAAGCTCATTAATATAGAATATAAAATAGTGTCATTGGTTGAACGGATTGAAGAGTTAGAAGTTGTTATTGAACAACGAACAGCAAAATTAAATAACCAAGCTCGTCTGATTCAAACAGAAGCAAACTTGACTGATTTTGTTACGATTGTTGCCAGTGCAGAGTCTTTCACTGATTTGATCGGGAAAGTAGGTACAGTTAATCGTTTGATTACTGCTAACAAGGAGATCGTTCAGCAACAAGAAAATGATAAGTTAGAAGTTGAAGAATCGAAAGAAAAAGTAGAAGCAGAAAAAGTAGCTGCTCAAACTTTAAAACAAGAGATTACAATTTCAAAGAATAATGTCGTTGCTCAACAAGATGAATTAAATGTTGAGATTTCTAAAATCCTTGATAATGTTGCGTTAACTGAATCAGAAAAACAAGGATTAGAATCTACCAAAGCCTTATTAACAGAGAAATCAAGTCAAATTGCTAAGGATATTGCTAGCGAGGAGAAACGATTAGAAAACGAGCGTATTGCGCGTGAAAAAGCTGAAGCAGAAAAATTAGCTCAAGAAAAAGCAGCTCAAGAAGTAGCAAATAGTGTCGTTTCAACTGTTATAGAAAAATCAGTAGCACCAGCAACTAATTCTTCAGGCTTTATTCGTCCGGCATCTGGTTATAATTCTTCGCCATATGGCTTTAGAATTAGCCCCGTTGACGGTGAACACCGTATGCATAATGGGACAGATATTGCAGGAGGTGGACCAATTGTTGCAGCGCAAAGTGGTGTTGTAGAGATTGCAGCATTTGATGCAACATATGGTTACCATGTTGTCATTAACCATGGCTCGATTAACGGTAAGGAAGTTAAAACGAAATATGCTCATATGACGCCAGGCCTACAAGTTGCTCCAGGGCAAAGTGTTCAGCAAGGTCAACAAATTGGAACAATGGGATCAACTGGTCAATCAACGGGTGTGCATTTACACTTTGAAGTATTTGAAAATGGGTCATTTGTTAATCCGATTAATTATATTTCAATCTAA